From Acidihalobacter aeolianus, a single genomic window includes:
- a CDS encoding CvpA family protein, giving the protein MNGADILIVAIMVVSVIVSLFRGFVRESLSLATWALAIWLALEFSDRLAAILPGAIHSQILRLWVAFGLLFIITLVLGALFNNLAAQLIKRTGLSGTDRALGVFFGLVRGALLVILLVLLAGLTTLPQENWWHHSYLLEHFQRVAIWLRGYLPPRLADQISYG; this is encoded by the coding sequence ATGAACGGCGCCGACATACTGATCGTCGCCATCATGGTGGTGTCGGTGATCGTCAGCCTGTTTCGTGGGTTTGTGCGCGAATCACTCTCACTGGCAACCTGGGCACTTGCGATCTGGCTTGCGCTGGAATTCTCGGACAGATTGGCTGCTATCCTGCCGGGGGCTATACACTCACAAATTCTCCGCCTTTGGGTCGCATTTGGATTGCTGTTCATCATCACCCTCGTACTTGGGGCGCTGTTTAATAATCTCGCTGCGCAATTGATCAAACGGACGGGGCTGTCCGGAACGGACCGTGCTCTTGGCGTTTTCTTCGGTCTGGTGCGCGGAGCGCTACTGGTCATCCTGCTGGTGCTGCTGGCAGGGTTGACGACGCTTCCGCAGGAAAATTGGTGGCACCACTCCTATCTTTTGGAACATTTTCAGCGTGTCGCGATCTGGCTGCGCGGTTATCTGCCCCCCAGATTGGCGGACCAGATCAGCTATGGCTGA
- a CDS encoding L,D-transpeptidase: MLRNVLGPLCGLVSLLLCATAVRAETIPLALPPDHKTVIATPSGEASAQTLAAVARELARRYPGPEDAHVIVVDVRQQRLYLLDHGHVQLTYRVSTSQWGIGNREGSNRTPVGVFRIAQKFGEGAPAGTIFKSRRDTGKLARIITNPENRSERDLVTSRVMWLTGLQPGFNEGGDVDTHSRYIYIHGTPEEGRIGIPSSHGCVRMMNKDVIELFSQVPVGTLVYIAPGNRPLTDIPNHF; this comes from the coding sequence ATGTTGCGCAATGTCCTCGGGCCGCTCTGCGGCCTCGTATCACTTTTGCTGTGTGCTACTGCCGTGCGGGCCGAAACCATACCCTTGGCCTTGCCGCCGGACCATAAGACCGTGATCGCGACACCGTCCGGCGAGGCCTCTGCGCAGACCCTGGCCGCGGTGGCGCGAGAGCTGGCGCGGCGCTACCCAGGACCGGAAGATGCACATGTCATCGTGGTCGATGTGCGTCAGCAGCGCCTGTATCTGCTAGATCACGGCCACGTGCAGCTAACCTATCGCGTATCCACCTCACAATGGGGTATCGGTAATCGGGAGGGTAGCAATCGCACGCCTGTGGGTGTTTTCCGAATCGCACAGAAATTCGGCGAGGGCGCACCGGCTGGCACTATCTTCAAGTCGCGTCGCGATACTGGAAAACTGGCGCGAATCATCACCAATCCAGAGAATCGATCAGAAAGGGATCTGGTCACAAGTCGGGTAATGTGGCTGACGGGTTTGCAGCCTGGTTTCAACGAAGGTGGCGACGTGGACACCCACAGCCGCTACATATACATCCACGGAACGCCGGAAGAGGGCCGCATTGGCATCCCGTCTTCGCATGGTTGCGTGCGCATGATGAATAAGGATGTGATCGAGCTCTTTAGCCAAGTGCCTGTCGGTACACTGGTGTACATCGCCCCGGGTAACAGGCCTTTAACCGACATCCCCAATCATTTTTGA
- the folC gene encoding bifunctional tetrahydrofolate synthase/dihydrofolate synthase — translation MRFDTLDDWLRWQETLAPKAIELGLERVHEVAARLDLLQPSCPVITVGGTNGKGSTVSMLTSMLHAGGYRVGTYLSPHLLKYNERVNVAGQPVEDALLCDAFADIDAARGEHRLTYFEFGTLAALWCFARLRVDAMVLEVGLGGRLDAVNIVDADVAVITTVDIDHAEWLGDTRELIAIEKAGIQRPGRPILCGDRNPPGTLLQASAEAGSRLLCIGHDFDAQSHADGMTWRFGKMEARLPNPGLRGTFQIDNAACACTALACLQDQLPVTAHAMASGLASVRLAARFEPMQGAACPIYLDVAHNPQAARALAGLLATNPVTGRTLAVFSALSDKDVSGIAAAMDQVIDEWFVGGLDGARGLDAVSLIARMRPTQGVVHTCDTVAEAYTQASRMSRPNDRIVVFGSFLTVAAVRQACV, via the coding sequence ATGCGTTTTGATACCCTGGACGATTGGCTGCGCTGGCAGGAAACGCTGGCGCCAAAGGCGATTGAGCTTGGCCTGGAACGCGTTCACGAGGTAGCAGCGCGGCTGGATTTACTGCAGCCCTCATGCCCCGTGATCACGGTCGGTGGGACGAACGGGAAGGGATCTACCGTGAGTATGCTGACATCGATGCTCCATGCGGGCGGTTATCGTGTCGGTACCTATCTGTCCCCACATCTGCTGAAGTACAACGAGCGGGTCAATGTGGCCGGCCAGCCGGTTGAGGATGCACTGCTTTGCGACGCCTTTGCAGACATCGATGCCGCAAGAGGTGAGCATCGATTGACCTATTTCGAGTTCGGCACGCTCGCGGCGCTGTGGTGTTTTGCGCGCTTGCGAGTCGATGCGATGGTGCTCGAAGTGGGGCTTGGTGGGCGGTTGGATGCAGTCAATATCGTGGATGCGGATGTGGCCGTGATCACCACGGTCGATATCGATCATGCCGAGTGGCTGGGCGATACGCGTGAGTTGATTGCAATCGAGAAGGCCGGCATCCAGCGACCCGGCCGGCCAATCCTATGCGGCGACCGCAATCCGCCCGGCACGCTGCTGCAGGCTTCGGCGGAGGCTGGTTCACGATTACTGTGCATCGGGCATGATTTCGATGCACAGTCACATGCCGACGGCATGACCTGGAGGTTTGGCAAGATGGAAGCCAGGCTGCCGAACCCGGGATTGCGCGGCACGTTCCAGATCGATAACGCAGCTTGTGCCTGCACCGCGCTGGCATGCCTGCAGGATCAACTACCGGTGACTGCACATGCCATGGCATCTGGGCTTGCTTCCGTGAGGCTTGCCGCCCGCTTCGAGCCCATGCAAGGTGCGGCTTGCCCGATTTATCTCGATGTCGCACACAACCCGCAGGCGGCACGGGCGCTGGCCGGATTGCTGGCAACCAATCCCGTCACTGGCCGTACACTTGCCGTGTTCTCGGCGCTCTCGGACAAGGATGTCAGCGGGATCGCGGCTGCAATGGATCAAGTCATCGACGAGTGGTTCGTGGGCGGTTTGGACGGAGCGCGAGGGTTGGATGCCGTGTCCTTGATTGCACGGATGCGGCCTACACAGGGTGTGGTCCACACTTGTGATACGGTCGCTGAGGCTTATACCCAAGCCTCCCGCATGAGTCGGCCGAATGATCGTATCGTCGTCTTTGGTTCCTTTCTGACCGTGGCGGCGGTACGCCAGGCCTGCGTATAA
- the purF gene encoding amidophosphoribosyltransferase: MCGIIGIVGQSPVNQSLYDGLTVLQHRGQDAAGIVTYHDGRLYLRKGNGLVRDVFRGRHMQELVGNVGIGHVRYPTAGSSSSAEAQPFYVNSPFGITLGHNGNLINTESLKRELFLQDRRHINTESDSEVLLNIFAQELLHQQPLHLEPDHVFHAVAAVHRRCQGAYAVVAMINGHGILAFRDPYGIRPVVYGMRETPDGLEYMVASESVALDALGFKLIRDLAPGEAVYIDLAGHLHSRQCADNAQYSPCIFEYVYFARPDSIIDDVFVHKARMRMGDYLGRKIQREWSDHDIDVVIPIPETSRTSALELAMRLGVKYREGFIKNRYIARTFIMPGQTQRKKSVRQKLNPIGLEFQGKNVLLVDDSIVRGTTSREIVMMARDAGARRVYFASASPPVRYPNIYGIDMPAADELIAHGRTEQEVCEAICADRLFYQDLPDLVRAVQKGNPKLGRFDTAVFDGDYVTGVSRDYLAALERRRGEGASVVRVPRQAHIDLHNTV, translated from the coding sequence GTGTGCGGGATCATAGGCATCGTCGGGCAAAGCCCCGTCAATCAATCCTTGTACGACGGACTGACTGTGTTGCAGCACCGAGGGCAGGACGCTGCGGGCATCGTCACCTATCACGATGGGCGTCTGTATTTGCGCAAGGGCAACGGGCTGGTACGTGACGTTTTTCGTGGCCGGCATATGCAGGAGTTGGTGGGCAACGTCGGTATCGGCCATGTGCGCTATCCGACTGCAGGGTCTTCTTCGTCGGCCGAAGCGCAGCCGTTCTACGTCAACTCTCCTTTTGGGATCACGCTGGGCCATAACGGCAACCTGATCAATACCGAATCGCTCAAGCGCGAACTGTTCTTGCAGGATCGGCGTCATATCAATACCGAATCCGACTCCGAGGTGTTGCTCAATATCTTCGCTCAGGAACTGCTGCATCAGCAGCCGCTGCATCTGGAGCCGGATCACGTGTTCCACGCGGTTGCTGCCGTACACCGCCGCTGCCAGGGTGCCTATGCTGTGGTAGCCATGATCAACGGCCACGGTATTCTCGCCTTCCGCGATCCTTATGGCATTCGTCCGGTGGTCTACGGCATGCGCGAGACTCCTGACGGACTCGAATACATGGTCGCCTCGGAGAGCGTTGCCCTGGATGCGTTGGGCTTCAAGCTGATCCGCGATCTGGCGCCGGGCGAAGCGGTCTATATCGATCTCGCCGGACATCTGCACAGCCGACAATGCGCGGACAATGCCCAGTATTCGCCGTGCATCTTCGAATACGTCTATTTCGCCAGACCGGACTCGATTATCGACGACGTTTTCGTGCACAAGGCGCGGATGCGCATGGGTGACTACCTGGGTCGCAAGATCCAGCGCGAATGGTCGGACCACGATATCGATGTGGTGATCCCGATACCGGAAACCAGCCGAACTTCCGCCCTGGAGCTGGCAATGCGCCTGGGGGTGAAGTATCGCGAAGGCTTCATCAAGAACCGCTACATCGCGCGAACCTTCATCATGCCGGGCCAGACCCAGCGCAAGAAGTCGGTGCGCCAGAAGCTCAATCCCATCGGTCTCGAGTTCCAAGGTAAGAATGTGCTGTTGGTGGACGATTCCATCGTGCGCGGCACCACTTCGCGTGAGATCGTGATGATGGCTCGCGATGCCGGCGCACGTCGGGTGTACTTCGCTTCGGCTTCCCCGCCGGTACGCTATCCGAATATTTACGGCATCGACATGCCCGCGGCCGACGAATTGATCGCCCACGGACGCACCGAGCAGGAAGTCTGCGAAGCGATCTGCGCGGATCGTCTGTTTTACCAGGATTTGCCGGATCTGGTGCGTGCGGTGCAGAAGGGCAATCCCAAGCTCGGTCGTTTCGACACGGCGGTGTTTGACGGTGATTACGTCACCGGCGTCAGTCGGGATTATCTTGCCGCGCTGGAGCGTCGGCGCGGTGAGGGGGCCAGTGTGGTGCGAGTCCCGCGCCAGGCCCATATCGATCTCCACAACACGGTTTGA
- a CDS encoding SPOR domain-containing protein, whose product MVTAWVVQVASLVDENSANMLRDRLRKKGFDSYIDRFRHAGKTYFRVRVGPRLSKPKAESMLVRIDHAVKLKGIVVPYP is encoded by the coding sequence GTGGTTACCGCCTGGGTCGTACAAGTGGCGAGCCTGGTGGATGAAAATAGCGCAAATATGTTGCGTGACCGCTTGCGCAAGAAAGGCTTCGATTCCTATATCGACCGTTTTCGGCATGCCGGTAAAACCTATTTCCGAGTCCGTGTCGGGCCTCGGCTGTCAAAACCCAAGGCCGAGTCGATGCTGGTGCGCATCGACCATGCCGTCAAGCTCAAAGGCATTGTGGTTCCCTACCCATGA
- the accD gene encoding acetyl-CoA carboxylase, carboxyltransferase subunit beta — protein MSWYEKLIPSRIRTEATAKRGVPEGLWEKCPACKGVLYRAELERNLDVCPKCSHHMRIGARRRLDAFLDQGERNEIGAELSPVDALRFRDSKKYKDRIVQAQKQTGEKDALVVMRGSLKGLPVVAAAFDFSFMGGSMGSVVGERFVRGVDAAYESGAPLICFSASGGARMQEALFSLMQMAKTSAALARLSEAGIPYISVLTDPTMGGVSASLAMLGDVNVAEPAALIGFAGPRVIEQTVRETLPEGFQRSEFLLERGAIDLILDRRELRERLASLLAMLTHRPAPEAELPESA, from the coding sequence ATGAGCTGGTACGAAAAGCTGATTCCGTCACGTATCCGCACGGAAGCGACAGCCAAGCGCGGCGTTCCTGAAGGGCTGTGGGAAAAATGCCCTGCTTGCAAGGGCGTGTTATACCGCGCCGAGCTCGAACGCAATCTCGACGTCTGTCCCAAATGCTCACACCATATGCGGATCGGGGCGCGCCGCCGCCTGGACGCCTTCCTCGACCAGGGAGAGCGTAACGAGATCGGTGCCGAGCTGTCGCCGGTCGACGCCCTGCGTTTTCGCGACAGCAAGAAGTACAAGGACCGCATCGTCCAGGCACAAAAGCAAACCGGTGAAAAGGATGCCCTGGTGGTCATGCGCGGTAGTCTCAAGGGGCTGCCGGTGGTGGCCGCCGCTTTCGATTTCAGCTTCATGGGCGGCTCCATGGGCTCCGTGGTCGGCGAGCGGTTCGTGCGCGGCGTGGATGCGGCTTACGAGTCCGGCGCGCCGTTGATCTGCTTTTCGGCGAGCGGCGGCGCACGTATGCAGGAGGCGTTGTTCTCACTCATGCAAATGGCCAAGACCAGCGCCGCGCTCGCACGATTGTCCGAGGCAGGCATCCCGTATATATCGGTGTTGACCGACCCCACCATGGGCGGTGTTTCGGCGAGCCTCGCGATGCTGGGTGATGTCAACGTGGCCGAACCGGCGGCGTTGATCGGCTTCGCCGGGCCGCGCGTCATCGAGCAGACCGTGCGCGAAACCTTGCCCGAAGGCTTTCAGCGCAGCGAGTTCCTGCTTGAACGCGGTGCCATCGATCTGATCCTCGACCGCCGCGAGCTGCGTGAACGACTCGCTAGCCTGCTCGCCATGCTCACGCATCGCCCAGCCCCGGAAGCCGAACTGCCTGAAAGCGCCTGA